In the Naumovozyma dairenensis CBS 421 chromosome 4, complete genome genome, one interval contains:
- the AME1 gene encoding Ame1p (similar to Saccharomyces cerevisiae AME1 (YBR211C); ancestral locus Anc_6.103), translated as METETTSAAAAAAAAASVQTMEDNEEEEFPRLNYVWDMDTERNIKLLLRQRGSHLRKTVDEDNIIVIRTPKRKLPLPSNFRISKQNNPSKLSQQSDLNVQNNILTKESLQLNDAILPSVGTDISIYEDNIPEDPPSIINKHQFQPLFDAHNPLKEKKVNNYNRDVDNFDVDLTRDSHYLPAFDNYKKSIAPNKRKNLNNNKKNTNPFESSFQFQDCKNIDELLVSNMSMTSIGIFKDLFKNLFQDNLVMQAIKDFKMNDHNKIKKMMYKLDLKIFQKLTDMIENDLDDIFDINLANNELCNKISAIQNKKESISSELNIIKKELKDLERNDDGASGNNKQQQNEMHEENYLKSMSDKDDNDKFQLNKKLQELSNMLGNPNINEIVPSSRNNEVDDDREEEQAEHQQQSLLGDIFKTHSSH; from the coding sequence AAACATTAAACTTTTACTCCGACAACGAGGATCCCATTTAAGAAAAACTGTAGATGAGgataatattattgttattagaACGccgaaaagaaaattaccACTCCCTTCTAATTTTCGAATATCTAAACAAAACAATCCATCGAAATTGTCACAACAGAGTGATCTCAATGTTCagaataatatattaacaAAAGAATCtcttcaattaaatgatgCGATACTTCCTTCTGTTGGTACtgatatttcaatttatgAAGATAACATACCTGAAGACCCTCCAAgtataataaacaaacatCAATTTCAGCCATTATTCGATGCTCATAACCCACttaaagagaaaaaagTTAATAATTACAACCGTGATGTTGATAACTTTGATGTAGATTTAACTCGTGATTCACATTATTTACCAGCATTTGATAATTATAAGAAAAGTATAGCAccaaacaaaagaaaaaatctaaataataacaagaaGAACACAAATCCCTTTGAATCatctttccaatttcaaGATTGTAAAAACatagatgaattattagtGTCAAATATGTCAATGACATCAATTGGCATCttcaaagatttatttaaaaacCTTTTTCAGGATAATTTAGTCATGCAAGCTATCAAAGATTTTAAAATGAATGATCACaataaaattaagaaaatGATGTATAAattagatttgaaaattttccaaaaattgaCTGATATGATAGAAAATGATTTAGATGATATCTTTGATATCAATTTGGCAAATAATGAACTTTGCAACAAGATATCAGCTATACAAAATAAGAAGGAAAGTATATCATCGGAACTAAACATTATTAAGaaggaattgaaagatttagaacggaatgatgatggtgCGAGCggcaacaacaaacaacaacaaaatgagATGCATGAAGAGAACTATTTAAAATCTATGAgtgataaagatgataatgacAAATTTCAACTAAATAAGAAACTTCAGGAATTATCAAACATGTTAGGAAATCCAaatatcaatgaaattGTTCCAtcttcaagaaataatgaagtTGATGACGATCGTGAAGAGGAACAAGCAGAACATCAACAACAGTCTTTACTCGgtgatatttttaaaacCCATAGCTCGCATTAA